The Microbispora sp. ZYX-F-249 genomic sequence CGGGACAAGCGGGTGCGGCGCCGCCGCGGCCGGACGGGCGGCCGCACGTGCCTGATCACCCTGATCTCGTACGGCAGCCCTGCGAGGGGCACGCGGTGCAGCCCGACCAGCACCCGCCACACGCCCGGCTCGATCTCGCCGGGCAGGTAGCCGGGGGTGGCCCAGGAGGGGGCGATGGTGTACCCGGAGCGCGCGCCGCCCGACCAGCCGCGGAACCCGGCGGGCCCGGCGCAGCCGAGGTCGAGCACGCCGGCCGACCGGTCGTAGGACAGGCGCACCGTCAGGGCGGCCGTGCCGGGCCGCACCTCCACCGGCACCTCCGCCACCGGCCCGGCCAGCCGGTCGTCCAGCGTCCACGTCCCGCCGACCACGGCCCTGGTGGTCATCGTCTCGCCGCCATCGTCACCCACCGAGACCCGCACGACCTGAGGAATCGGGCTCCAGCCTCGACCCTCGCACGCGATTGCCGGCACGTAAAGAAGCGGCTCGGCGGAGAGTGAGGGATGAGTGCCCGGCGTCTTATGGGATGTCTGGTTCGCGCTGAGCTGATCGGGAAGAGTGCAACCAGTGCTGAGACCTGAGTATGGTCGGGCGTAACAACGCACGCTTGGAGGGAGTCGCGTGGCATCTCAGCCAGCCTGGATGAACAGCCTCTTCACATATACGGGATCGTCGTCGTTCTCGGAGTTCCTCGGCGTGCACGCGCCGAGCCTGCTGCCCGCCCGCAACGAGTCGCTGGCGGCGCCGGTGGGCGACGAGATCCCGCACGCGACCACCATCGTCGCGGCGACCTGCGCCGGCGGCGTGGTGATGGCGGGCGACAGGCGTGCGACCTCCGGGAACATAATCTCGCAGCGGGACATCGAGAAGGTGTTCCGCACCGACGACTACTCCTGCATGGGCATCGCGGGCACCGCGAGCACCGGCCTGGAGCTGGCCCGGCTGTACCGGGTCGAGCTGGAGCACTACGAGAAGACCGAAGGCCGCTCCCTGTCCACCGAGGGCAAGGCGCACCGCCTGGCCACGATGATCCGCGGCAACCTGCCCATGGCCATGCAGGGCCTCGTGGTCGTGCCGCTGTTCGCGGCCTACGACCCGGCCCGCGACGCCGGGCGGATCTTCAGCTACGACGTGGGCGGCGGGCCGTACGAGCAGAAGGAGTTCCACTCCATCGGCTCGGGTTCGATCTTCGCCCGGGGGTCGCTGAAGAAGCTGTACCGGGAGAACGCAAGCCCGCAGGACACCGTCCTGACCTGCCTGCACGCCCTGTACGACGCCGCCGACGACGACTCGGCCACCGGCGGGCCCGACGTGATGCGGAAGATCTGGCCGGTCGTGGCCGTCATCACCGCGGACGGCTTCCGGCGCCTCCCCGACGACGAGGTCGCCGAATTCGTGGAGTCCATGCTGGAGAGGCGGATGACCGCCCCCGAAGGCCCGACCGCGCCGCTGCGCTAACCCAAGAGAGGATCACCCCCGGTGTCCATCCCCTTCGGAGGATATGCCTCGCCCGAGCAGATCATGCGGGACAGGGCGGAGTATGCCCGCAAGGGCATCGCTCGCGGTCGCAGCGTGGTCGTGATGCAGTACGCCGACGGCATCCTGTTCGTGGCGCCCAACCCGTCCAAGGCGCTGCACAAGATCAGTGAGATCTACGACCGCATCGGCTTCGCCGCGGTCGGGCGCTACAACGAGTTCGAGTCGCTCCGCCTGGCCGGCATCCGCTACGCGGACATCAACGGCTACACGTTCAACCGCAACGACGTCACCGGCCGCGGCCTGGCGAACCTGTACGCCCAGCACCTCGGCATGATCTTCACCGAGTCGATCAAGTCGTTCGAGGTGGAGATCGTCGTCGCGGAGGTCGGCGACGCCCCCGAGGACGACCAGATCTACCGGATCACCTTCGACGGCTCCGTCTTCGACGAGCAGGGCATGGCCGTGATCGGCGGCCAGGCCGAGGCCGTCGGCGGACGCCTGAAGGAGCGCTACAGCGAGGGGCTGCCGCTGCCGCAGGCCCTCGACGCCGCGCTCGCCGCCCTGACCGAGCCGGGCGGCGAGCGTCCCCCGGCGACCCAGCTCGAGGTCGCCGTGCTCGACCGCGGCAGGGAGCACCGCAAGTTCCTGCGCCTGACCGGGCCCCGCCTGGACAAGCTCCTGGAGACCGCCAGGGACGGCCAGGAGGGCGCGGGGCAGCCCGCCGCCGGGCAGGCCTCGTCCGAGGAGGCAGGGGCCGAGCAGGCTCCCGGAGCCACCCCGCCGATCGCCCCGGAGGGCGAGATCGACACGGGCTCCGGCGAGTAGCCCGGCCTTCCGTCCGAACCCTCGCGGCGCCGCGCCCCTGTCCGGGGCGCGGCGCCGTCCCTGTGGGGGCCGGATCAGGGATTACGGCTCAACCAAACCGCTATTTCGCTACTCTCATCCTGTTGTGATGACTTTTGATCTTTTCCGGCGAGCGGGCGTTCCGGCCGCCGCTGTCGCCCTCCTGTCGCTGACCGCCTGCTCCGGGGCCTCCGGCAGCTCGGCTTCGCCCACCGTGACGGCCACCGTGACCGTGACCGCCCCCGCGTCGCCCGCGGAGCCGTCCCCCGCCCCGGAGGCCTCCGACACCCCGGCGGCGGCCGACACTCCCACCGCCTCGGCCACGACCGCGGCCCCGCGCAAGCCCGCCGGGCCGCCGATCACGGACAAGACGCCGGCCCCCTTCGGCGGGACCCTCCAGTCGGACCCCGGGCACGACTTCACCAAGGGGCTCAGCCCCAGCAGGGACGGTGTCGTGCGCGGGCAACTGGTCGCCATGCACGACGAGAACGTCGCGGAGTACCGGCCGATCAAGTTCGTCAAGGAGTACGGCGGCAGCACGACCGGTCACTTCGAGGGGCCGCCGGAGGGCGACGCGACGGCCTTCGCCGCGCCCCTCGCGAAGAACGTCGTGTTCCTCAGCGCCGTCGGCTGCGACGGCAAGGACCAGACCATCGACGGCCGGTACCTCGGCACTCAGCGCTGCTCCAGGGACAAGCTGGTCCTGCGCGCCGACAAGGGCGACCTGCGGGCGCTCATCACCGTCGACGGCGGGCAGATCGTCAAGGTGACGGAGATTTACGTCGCCTGACGGCTCCTTCTCTTCATTCCACCGCCTGATCACTGTTCGGCCGCCGGTTTCGGGGAATAGGGTGAGGTGATGGATCGACGCATATTCGGGCTGGAGAACGAGTACGGCGTCACCTGCACGTTCCGCGGGCAGCGGAGGCTGTCGCCGGACGAGGTGGCGCGGTACCTGTTCCGGCGAGTGGTGTCCTGGGGCCGATCGAGCAACGTATTCCTGCGCAACGGCGCACGTCTGTACCTGGACGTGGGCAGCCATCCCGAGTACGCCACCCCTGAGTGCGACAACGTCGTGGAGCTGGTCACCCACGACAAGGCGGGGGAGCGGATCCTGGAGGGTCTCCTCGTGGACGCCGAGAAGCGGCTCCGCGAGGAGGGCATCGCGGGAGACATCTACCTGTTCAAGAACAACACCGACTCGGCCGGCAACTCCTACGGCTGTCACGAGAACTACCTCGTGGGCCGGCACGGGGAGTTCGGGCGGCTGGCCGACGTCCTGATCCCCTACCTGGTGACGCGGCAGATCATCTGCGGCGCGGGCAAGGTGCTGCAGACCCCGCGCGGAGCCGTCTACTGCGTCTCTCAGCGGGCCGAGCACATCTGGGAGGGCGTGTCCTCCGCGACCACCCGCTCCCGGCCGATCATCAACACCCGCGACGAGCCGCACGCGGACGCCGAGCGGTTCCGCCGGCTGCACGTCATCGTGGGCGACTCGAACATGAGCGAGACCACGATGCTGCTCAAGGTCGGCGCCACCGACCTGGTGCTGCGCATGATCGAGGCGGGCGTGGTGATGCGCGACCTGTCCCTGGAGAACCCGATCAGGGCGATCCGGGAGGTGTCGCACGACATGACGGGCCGCCGCAGGGTGCGCCTGGCCAACGGCCGCGAGGCATCGTCGCTGGAGATCCAGCAGGAGTACCTGACCAAGGCGCAGGACTTCGTCGAGCGGCGGGGCGGGGACGCCACCGCCAAGCGGGTGCTGGAGCTGTGGGAGCGCACGCTGCGCGCGGTCGAGACGGGCGACCTCGACCTCGTCTCGCGGGAGATCGACTGGGTCACCAAGTACCAGATGATTGAACGTTACAGACAGAAGTACGACCTGCCGCTGTCGTCGCCGCGCGTCGCGCAGCTCGACCTGGCCTACCACGACGTCCACCGCAAGCGGGGCCTGTTCTACCTCCTGCAGAAGCGGGGGGCCGTCGAGAGGGTGGCCGACGACGTCAAGATCTTCGAGGCCAAGTCGGTTCCGCCGCAGACCACACGGGCCAAGCTGCGCGGGGAGTTCATCCGCAGGGCCCAGGAGAAGCGGCGCGACTTCACCGTCGACTGGGTCCATCTGAAGCTCAACGACCAGGCCCAGCGGACGGTGCTGTGCAAGGACCCGTTCCGCAGCGTGGACGAGAGGGTCGACAAGCTGATCGCCGGTATGTGATCTCTTACACCGCTCTGACGGCGGGTTCGGGTAGCCTGGCCCGGACCCGCTGTCTGTTTGAGGATTACCTACATGCGCCGTCGTACGGCACTCGTCGCCGCCCTGCCCCTGTTGCTCGCCGTCGCCTGCGGAACCGCGCAGAAGACCGCCTCCGGCGCGAGCCCCGCCGCCTCCGGAGGGGCCCGGGCCGCGGCCACGGCCATCAAGGTGACGGGAGAGGTCGGCAAGAAGCCCACCCTGACCTTCCCGTCGGGCCAGCCCTCGCTCACGTCCGCCTCCATCAAGGTCGTCGAGGGCCAGGGCACCCCCGCCAAGGACGGCGACGTCCTCACCGCCAACGTCACCGTCTACAACTGGGACGGCAAGGAGAACAAGGCGGCGGGCTCCGACTACGACCAGGGCAAGTCGGAGTTCGTCTCGGTCAGCCCGCAGCTGCCCAAGGCGCTGCACGAGGCGCTCGTCGGCGCCAAGCCCGGCGGCCGGGTGATGGCCGTCGTGGCCAAGGACAACCTGAGCGCCGAGCAGCTCGACCAGGCCAAGCAGCAGGGCCAGGACTTCAACAGCACGTCCCAGGTGCTGGT encodes the following:
- the prcB gene encoding proteasome subunit beta, which gives rise to MNSLFTYTGSSSFSEFLGVHAPSLLPARNESLAAPVGDEIPHATTIVAATCAGGVVMAGDRRATSGNIISQRDIEKVFRTDDYSCMGIAGTASTGLELARLYRVELEHYEKTEGRSLSTEGKAHRLATMIRGNLPMAMQGLVVVPLFAAYDPARDAGRIFSYDVGGGPYEQKEFHSIGSGSIFARGSLKKLYRENASPQDTVLTCLHALYDAADDDSATGGPDVMRKIWPVVAVITADGFRRLPDDEVAEFVESMLERRMTAPEGPTAPLR
- the prcA gene encoding proteasome subunit alpha, with translation MSIPFGGYASPEQIMRDRAEYARKGIARGRSVVVMQYADGILFVAPNPSKALHKISEIYDRIGFAAVGRYNEFESLRLAGIRYADINGYTFNRNDVTGRGLANLYAQHLGMIFTESIKSFEVEIVVAEVGDAPEDDQIYRITFDGSVFDEQGMAVIGGQAEAVGGRLKERYSEGLPLPQALDAALAALTEPGGERPPATQLEVAVLDRGREHRKFLRLTGPRLDKLLETARDGQEGAGQPAAGQASSEEAGAEQAPGATPPIAPEGEIDTGSGE
- the pafA gene encoding Pup--protein ligase, which codes for MDRRIFGLENEYGVTCTFRGQRRLSPDEVARYLFRRVVSWGRSSNVFLRNGARLYLDVGSHPEYATPECDNVVELVTHDKAGERILEGLLVDAEKRLREEGIAGDIYLFKNNTDSAGNSYGCHENYLVGRHGEFGRLADVLIPYLVTRQIICGAGKVLQTPRGAVYCVSQRAEHIWEGVSSATTRSRPIINTRDEPHADAERFRRLHVIVGDSNMSETTMLLKVGATDLVLRMIEAGVVMRDLSLENPIRAIREVSHDMTGRRRVRLANGREASSLEIQQEYLTKAQDFVERRGGDATAKRVLELWERTLRAVETGDLDLVSREIDWVTKYQMIERYRQKYDLPLSSPRVAQLDLAYHDVHRKRGLFYLLQKRGAVERVADDVKIFEAKSVPPQTTRAKLRGEFIRRAQEKRRDFTVDWVHLKLNDQAQRTVLCKDPFRSVDERVDKLIAGM
- a CDS encoding FKBP-type peptidyl-prolyl cis-trans isomerase, whose protein sequence is MRRRTALVAALPLLLAVACGTAQKTASGASPAASGGARAAATAIKVTGEVGKKPTLTFPSGQPSLTSASIKVVEGQGTPAKDGDVLTANVTVYNWDGKENKAAGSDYDQGKSEFVSVSPQLPKALHEALVGAKPGGRVMAVVAKDNLSAEQLDQAKQQGQDFNSTSQVLVIDVMSATLKSIEGAAVDPGVDGVKVGNPGGAKAPELTTKTSEKAPKKLVVKTVIKGAGPQVKADQTVLAHYVGKIWGTDKQFDSSWERGQPATFALNQVVKGWSQGLTGVPVGSRVLITIPPDLGYGKEGNAQGGIKGTDTLVFVVDVLGAA